One genomic window of Micrococcus flavus includes the following:
- a CDS encoding GNAT family N-acetyltransferase has protein sequence MNVSGSVWPVALRHGTLTLRPLRRSDRRAWEEQRRVNAAWLTPWDATSPVPGAGPASFGQMVRWHGRQARAGTSYTWGMTLDEDGPGRDRLVGLVSLGGVQLGSVLSGAVGYWVDRREAGRGLTPTAVAMVTDWAFRGLGLHRVEVNIRPENEASLRVVQKLGLREEGLRRAYLHVDGDWRDHRSFAVTAEEVPEGLLTRWLDTRPGTR, from the coding sequence ATGAACGTCTCCGGCTCCGTCTGGCCCGTGGCCCTGCGCCACGGCACGCTCACGCTGCGCCCGCTGCGGCGGTCGGACCGGCGAGCGTGGGAGGAGCAGCGGCGCGTGAACGCCGCCTGGCTGACCCCGTGGGACGCCACGAGCCCGGTGCCCGGGGCCGGCCCCGCGAGCTTCGGCCAGATGGTCCGGTGGCACGGGCGGCAGGCGCGCGCGGGGACCTCGTACACCTGGGGCATGACCCTGGACGAGGACGGGCCGGGACGCGACCGCCTCGTGGGCCTCGTGAGCCTGGGCGGGGTGCAGCTGGGCTCGGTCCTGTCCGGGGCGGTGGGCTACTGGGTGGACCGCCGCGAGGCCGGGCGCGGGCTGACGCCGACCGCCGTGGCGATGGTGACGGACTGGGCCTTCCGCGGGCTGGGCCTGCATCGCGTGGAGGTGAACATCCGCCCCGAGAACGAGGCGAGCCTGCGGGTGGTGCAGAAGCTCGGCCTGCGGGAGGAGGGGCTGCGGCGGGCGTACCTGCACGTCGACGGCGACTGGCGGGACCACCGCAGCTTCGCCGTCACCGCGGAGGAGGTCCCCGAGGGGCTCCTGACCCGGTGGCTCGACACGCGTCCCGGCACTCGGTGA
- a CDS encoding FmdB family zinc ribbon protein, with protein MPTYAYRCKDCGHAFDAVQSFSDDALTECPACGGVLRKQYGSVGVSFKGSGFYRTDSRGGTAGVGATASSGGAASGSDSGSATPSTSGSGSAD; from the coding sequence ATGCCCACGTACGCCTACCGCTGCAAGGACTGCGGCCACGCCTTCGACGCCGTCCAGTCCTTCTCCGACGACGCGCTCACCGAGTGCCCCGCATGCGGCGGCGTCCTGCGGAAGCAGTACGGCTCCGTGGGGGTGAGCTTCAAGGGCTCGGGCTTCTACCGCACCGACTCGCGCGGCGGCACGGCCGGCGTCGGCGCGACGGCCTCTTCGGGCGGCGCCGCGTCCGGCTCGGACTCGGGCTCCGCGACCCCCTCGACCTCCGGCAGCGGCTCCGCCGACTGA
- a CDS encoding 5-formyltetrahydrofolate cyclo-ligase, with amino-acid sequence MDRSRPDPCPAVDDDALTAAKAELRSRHRAARRALDPAERARQAEAAAEHLWPWLAPRLAAARGAGRTPVVATVLPMASEPDTGPLRTRLIEAGARVLVPVIEPERRMSWTDWTPGVPVTRAGNAPVDEPTGPRHGPDALTDALLVLAPALAVDRSGMRMGQGGGYYDRFLADLPGSVPVVAHVFARELLPAGEVPFEPTDRPVDGVLTADGLTWLTAAERPAEAVHLPDAQ; translated from the coding sequence ATGGACCGCTCCCGCCCGGACCCCTGCCCCGCCGTCGACGACGACGCCCTCACCGCCGCCAAGGCGGAGCTCCGCTCCCGGCACCGCGCCGCGCGTCGCGCCCTGGACCCCGCCGAGCGCGCCCGCCAGGCCGAGGCGGCGGCCGAGCACCTGTGGCCGTGGCTCGCCCCCCGCCTCGCGGCCGCCCGCGGGGCCGGCCGCACGCCCGTCGTCGCCACCGTGCTCCCGATGGCCTCCGAGCCGGACACCGGCCCGCTGCGGACCCGCCTGATCGAGGCCGGCGCGCGCGTGCTGGTCCCGGTGATCGAGCCGGAGCGGCGCATGTCCTGGACGGACTGGACGCCGGGGGTCCCCGTGACCCGGGCCGGGAACGCCCCCGTGGACGAGCCGACGGGTCCCCGCCACGGCCCGGACGCGCTGACCGACGCGCTGCTGGTGCTGGCCCCGGCCCTGGCCGTGGACCGGTCCGGGATGCGCATGGGTCAGGGCGGCGGCTACTACGACCGCTTCCTCGCCGACCTCCCCGGGTCCGTCCCGGTGGTGGCGCACGTCTTCGCCCGCGAGCTGCTGCCCGCCGGGGAGGTCCCCTTCGAGCCGACCGACCGGCCCGTGGACGGCGTCCTGACCGCCGACGGGCTGACGTGGCTCACCGCCGCCGAGCGCCCCGCCGAGGCCGTGCACCTGCCGGACGCGCAGTAG